One Mycolicibacterium parafortuitum DNA segment encodes these proteins:
- a CDS encoding PIN domain-containing protein, whose protein sequence is MPVTAVDTSVAVPLLVGSHREHAAVAKWAKGKTLGLSGHALTETYSVLTRLPGDARLLPQDAVALIDANFTASLTLGARVARGAHRELARRGIGGGATYDGLVALAAREHDVALATRDARARATYEALGVDTEVVA, encoded by the coding sequence ATGCCTGTCACAGCGGTTGATACGAGTGTCGCTGTACCGCTGCTCGTCGGCTCCCACCGAGAACACGCCGCCGTGGCGAAATGGGCCAAAGGCAAGACACTGGGACTCAGCGGGCATGCGCTGACCGAGACGTACTCGGTGCTGACACGGCTACCCGGTGATGCGCGGCTGCTCCCGCAGGATGCGGTCGCACTGATCGACGCCAACTTCACTGCATCCCTCACGCTCGGCGCCCGGGTTGCACGTGGTGCGCATCGCGAGTTGGCCCGACGAGGAATCGGCGGCGGTGCGACGTATGACGGACTCGTTGCGTTGGCGGCGCGAGAACACGATGTGGCGCTGGCAACTCGGGATGCCCGCGCCAGGGCGACATATGAAGCCCTGGGTGTGGACACCGAAGTTGTTGCGTGA
- a CDS encoding AbrB/MazE/SpoVT family DNA-binding domain-containing protein, giving the protein MEAVIDSGGRVVLPKQLRDALGLTPGTKVDISAYGGGLQIVPGGRTARLERDDDGRLVAQADTVVTDEMMFAIIDSGRR; this is encoded by the coding sequence ATGGAGGCTGTGATCGATTCCGGTGGCCGAGTGGTCCTACCGAAGCAACTGCGGGACGCGCTGGGTTTGACCCCCGGCACGAAAGTAGACATTTCTGCCTACGGCGGTGGGTTACAGATCGTTCCGGGCGGGCGAACCGCTCGACTCGAACGCGACGACGATGGTCGCCTCGTGGCGCAAGCCGACACCGTGGTCACCGACGAGATGATGTTCGCCATCATCGACTCGGGTCGGCGCTGA